In Streptomyces nojiriensis, one genomic interval encodes:
- a CDS encoding serine hydrolase domain-containing protein — MNAHSTEKSRTEPAAFVEQAATRFGIPGVTIGVWADGRETFVSHGVTSLDNPLPVDEDTLFQVGSTTKTFTAVALMRLVADGRVELDAPVRRYVPELVLADEKAAAEITVLNLLNHTSGLGWNIIADTGDGDDALAAFVARMAGLEFIGEPGARASYSQAAYNLLGRVLENATGLTYERAIASLLFEPLGLSNSFFGTADGMTRRFAVGHNADEDGNLAVAKEWRLTRGNNPGGGLASSAADVLAWARFQLGDGLRENGERLLPAELLHRMREQTVELRGSNLGDGFGICWFLREVDGVRTIEHGGSANGQFCELVIVPERNFAVVAMANAGPTGIPFNRSAVRWALEHYLGVVDKDPEPLPYDEARAGEVVGTYENDVMTLTVAVDGAALAIAAAIKPEIREAADFEMPADHEPADMGLLPGDGDEFIVTAGGLQGQRGFFSRDASGAIAGIDLGGRIFNKAPTASA, encoded by the coding sequence ATGAACGCCCACAGCACCGAGAAGTCCCGTACCGAGCCGGCCGCGTTCGTCGAGCAGGCCGCAACGAGGTTCGGTATCCCCGGCGTCACCATCGGCGTGTGGGCGGACGGCCGCGAGACTTTCGTGAGTCACGGAGTGACCAGCCTGGACAACCCGCTGCCCGTGGACGAGGACACGCTGTTCCAGGTGGGCTCCACGACGAAGACCTTCACGGCGGTGGCGCTGATGCGGCTGGTCGCCGACGGCCGCGTCGAACTGGACGCGCCGGTGCGCCGGTACGTTCCCGAGCTCGTCCTCGCGGACGAGAAGGCCGCGGCCGAGATCACCGTCCTGAACCTGCTCAACCACACCTCGGGGCTGGGCTGGAACATCATCGCCGACACCGGTGACGGTGACGACGCCCTTGCCGCCTTCGTGGCGAGGATGGCCGGGCTGGAGTTCATCGGCGAGCCCGGTGCCCGGGCCTCGTACAGCCAGGCCGCGTACAACCTGCTCGGGCGCGTCCTGGAGAACGCCACGGGCCTGACGTACGAGCGGGCCATCGCCTCGCTCCTGTTCGAGCCGCTGGGACTGTCGAACAGCTTCTTCGGCACCGCCGACGGCATGACCCGGCGGTTCGCCGTGGGCCACAACGCCGACGAGGACGGCAACCTGGCCGTCGCGAAGGAGTGGCGGCTCACCCGGGGCAACAACCCCGGAGGGGGTCTCGCGTCCTCAGCGGCGGACGTCCTGGCCTGGGCGCGGTTCCAGCTCGGCGACGGCCTCAGGGAGAACGGCGAGCGGCTCCTGCCGGCCGAGCTGCTGCACCGGATGCGGGAGCAGACGGTCGAGCTGCGCGGCAGCAATCTCGGCGACGGCTTCGGCATCTGCTGGTTCCTGCGCGAGGTGGACGGCGTGCGGACGATCGAGCACGGCGGTTCGGCCAACGGCCAGTTCTGCGAGCTGGTGATCGTGCCCGAGCGGAACTTCGCGGTCGTCGCCATGGCCAACGCGGGCCCGACCGGCATCCCCTTCAACCGCAGTGCCGTCCGCTGGGCCCTGGAGCACTACCTCGGCGTCGTGGACAAGGACCCGGAGCCACTGCCGTACGACGAGGCGCGGGCCGGGGAGGTCGTCGGGACCTACGAGAACGACGTCATGACGCTCACCGTCGCCGTCGACGGAGCGGCGCTGGCCATCGCGGCCGCGATCAAGCCGGAGATCCGCGAGGCGGCCGACTTCGAGATGCCGGCGGACCACGAGCCGGCCGACATGGGCCTGCTGCCCGGCGACGGCGACGAGTTCATCGTTACCGCCGGTGGACTGCAAGGGCAGCGCGGCTTCTTCTCCCGGGACGCTAGCGGTGCCATCGCCGGCATCGACCTCGGCGGCCGGATCTTCAACAAGGCACCCACCGCCTCCGCGTGA
- a CDS encoding sulfite exporter TauE/SafE family protein: protein MSTDRHLVPLRSTHSTPLVFAAGAAIGVLGGMIGLGGAEFRLPLLIGLFGFAALSAVILNKAMSLVVVLVALPARMAAVPASEVAAHWPVAANLLAGSLLGAWAGASWAVRMRSSTLYKVLAALMVLMAAALVITHTTTLGTLALPPVAQVPLGVVAGFGIGVVAAIMGVAGGELLIPTIVLLFGLGIKTAGSMSLLVSLPTMLVAFARYSRDGSFAVLGANRRFTLVMIAGSITGAVLGGLLLGVFSDLVLIPALAVILLVSAVKLARHT, encoded by the coding sequence ATGAGCACCGACCGACATCTCGTCCCGCTACGTTCGACACACTCGACGCCCCTGGTGTTCGCTGCCGGAGCGGCCATCGGTGTGCTCGGCGGGATGATCGGTCTGGGCGGCGCGGAGTTCCGCCTGCCGCTGCTGATCGGCCTCTTCGGGTTCGCCGCGCTCTCCGCGGTCATCCTGAACAAGGCAATGAGCCTCGTCGTGGTCCTGGTCGCGCTGCCCGCCCGCATGGCGGCCGTCCCGGCCTCCGAAGTCGCCGCGCACTGGCCCGTGGCGGCAAACCTGTTGGCCGGGAGCCTGCTGGGCGCGTGGGCCGGGGCATCGTGGGCGGTACGGATGCGCAGCTCCACCCTCTACAAGGTGCTGGCCGCGCTGATGGTCCTCATGGCCGCCGCCCTGGTGATCACCCACACCACCACCCTGGGCACCCTCGCCCTCCCCCCGGTCGCGCAGGTGCCGCTCGGGGTCGTCGCGGGCTTCGGCATCGGGGTGGTCGCGGCCATCATGGGTGTCGCCGGCGGCGAGCTGCTGATTCCGACGATCGTGTTGCTGTTCGGCCTGGGCATCAAGACGGCCGGAAGCATGTCCCTGCTGGTGTCGCTGCCGACCATGCTGGTCGCCTTCGCCCGCTACAGCCGAGACGGCAGCTTCGCCGTCCTCGGCGCCAACCGGCGATTCACCCTGGTCATGATCGCCGGCTCGATCACAGGGGCCGTGCTGGGCGGGCTCCTGCTCGGGGTGTTCTCGGACCTGGTGCTCATCCCCGCCCTGGCTGTGATCCTGCTCGTCTCCGCAGTCAAGCTCGCCCGTCACACCTGA
- the thpR gene encoding RNA 2',3'-cyclic phosphodiesterase, with translation MNEKTQAATVRVFIALAPPDDAKEELEQRLQPAYAAYPRMRWNRIEDWHITLAFLGELPVTALELLRPPLAELARARRPLRLALRGGGHFDERVLWTGIGGDLEGLHLLAAEVRAAVTDCGVPFHGRPLRPHLTLARSRRHDTTSAVEAATGLDAFTGRPWDARRLHLVGSNTGRGPGPIHYRDIQAWPFEGGG, from the coding sequence GTGAACGAAAAGACCCAGGCAGCGACCGTCCGCGTGTTCATAGCGCTGGCCCCGCCCGACGACGCGAAGGAAGAGCTGGAGCAGCGGCTGCAGCCGGCCTACGCCGCGTACCCGCGCATGCGCTGGAACCGCATCGAGGACTGGCACATCACCCTGGCCTTCCTCGGCGAGCTCCCGGTCACCGCCCTCGAACTCCTGCGGCCGCCGCTCGCGGAGCTCGCCCGGGCCCGGCGGCCCCTGCGGCTCGCGCTGCGTGGCGGCGGGCACTTCGACGAGCGGGTCCTGTGGACCGGGATCGGCGGAGACCTCGAAGGGCTGCACCTCCTCGCCGCCGAGGTGCGCGCCGCGGTCACCGACTGCGGCGTCCCCTTCCACGGGCGGCCCCTGCGCCCCCATCTGACGCTGGCTCGCTCCCGCCGGCACGACACCACCAGCGCGGTGGAGGCCGCCACCGGACTCGACGCGTTCACCGGCCGCCCGTGGGACGCCCGGCGCCTCCACCTCGTCGGGAGCAACACCGGCCGCGGCCCCGGCCCCATCCACTACCGCGACATCCAGGCCTGGCCCTTCGAGGGCGGCGGCTGA
- a CDS encoding DUF2201 family putative metallopeptidase, translated as MSAPTTGNRQAGAQRAGAQRAGALDLDKLFAARLHAARVRPYLATALFALHTVESRQVPTMAVDRHWRCYVSPGFVDRTPVEELAGVWVHEVSHLLRDHHGRGDRVARERGLTGPGERLRMNIAADCEINDDAYGEGLVRPEGALTPEYLGLDPGELMEDYLRQFRLGPLTQELVWLDCGSGADGLEREWDLGPDGAHGLTAQEQDAVRFRVAQGINGRPGSTPAGWRRWAEEAFHPPQPWRELLGAAVRSAASGAGAGEDYSYARPSRRSAALPGAVLPSLRRRPPRVCVVIDTSGSVSDDELGSALLEVAAIARAVGGRSDMVSVVPCDAAARIVHPLCSGEGIPLLGGGGTDLRTGFAKALGTGPRPDVIVVLTDGQTAWPARRPPCRTVVGLFHRNRGSRWSEDDPDYVPDSPPAWARVVTIGSPGAR; from the coding sequence ATGAGCGCACCGACGACGGGGAACCGGCAGGCCGGGGCACAGCGGGCGGGGGCACAGCGGGCGGGGGCGCTGGACCTCGACAAGCTCTTCGCGGCCCGGCTGCACGCCGCCCGGGTCCGGCCCTACCTGGCGACGGCGCTGTTCGCCCTGCACACCGTGGAATCACGGCAGGTGCCGACGATGGCCGTCGACCGACACTGGCGGTGCTACGTCTCGCCGGGGTTCGTGGACCGGACACCGGTGGAGGAGCTCGCCGGGGTGTGGGTCCACGAGGTGTCCCACCTGCTGCGCGACCACCACGGGCGCGGTGACCGGGTAGCCCGGGAACGCGGACTGACCGGCCCGGGCGAACGGCTGCGGATGAACATCGCCGCGGACTGCGAGATCAACGACGACGCGTACGGCGAGGGGCTGGTACGTCCCGAAGGGGCGCTCACGCCGGAGTACCTGGGACTGGACCCGGGCGAGCTCATGGAGGACTACCTGCGGCAGTTCAGGCTCGGACCGCTGACGCAGGAGCTGGTCTGGCTGGACTGCGGCAGCGGCGCCGACGGCCTGGAACGCGAGTGGGACCTGGGGCCGGACGGCGCGCACGGACTCACCGCGCAGGAGCAGGACGCGGTCCGGTTCCGGGTGGCGCAGGGGATCAACGGCCGTCCCGGGAGCACGCCGGCGGGGTGGCGCCGATGGGCCGAGGAGGCGTTCCACCCGCCGCAGCCCTGGCGCGAGTTGCTGGGAGCGGCGGTCCGGTCGGCGGCCTCCGGTGCGGGCGCGGGCGAGGACTACAGCTACGCCCGGCCCTCCCGGCGCTCGGCCGCGCTGCCCGGCGCCGTACTCCCGAGCCTGCGGCGCAGACCGCCCCGGGTCTGTGTGGTCATCGACACCTCCGGTTCGGTCAGCGACGACGAACTGGGCAGCGCGCTGCTGGAGGTCGCCGCGATCGCCCGCGCCGTGGGCGGACGTAGCGACATGGTCAGCGTGGTGCCGTGCGACGCGGCGGCCCGGATCGTGCACCCGCTGTGCAGCGGCGAGGGCATCCCGCTGCTGGGTGGCGGGGGTACGGATCTGCGGACGGGATTCGCCAAGGCCCTGGGCACGGGCCCCCGGCCCGACGTGATCGTGGTCCTGACGGACGGACAGACGGCGTGGCCAGCCAGGCGACCGCCGTGCCGCACGGTGGTGGGCCTCTTCCACCGGAACCGGGGGAGCCGTTGGAGCGAGGACGACCCCGACTACGTGCCGGACTCCCCGCCCGCCTGGGCCCGCGTGGTGACCATCGGGTCTCCCGGCGCCCGCTGA